Proteins encoded by one window of Candidatus Sumerlaea chitinivorans:
- a CDS encoding Phosphate regulon transcriptional regulatory protein PhoB (SphR), translating into MPKRRILIVDDEPDVRTILRATLAPHYEVVEAQDGLDAAQKLDVVEPDFVILDVMMPLMDGFETCRVIRSQPRWKEIPVLFLTALSSRKDIVTGYEAGANLYLTKPFDPARLLRVVQHFFEEKNLPYQRKKYTVEEIQNLEHAESVEYASARARANAEAASVGPTAAPSPEPKESAGAPQEKAWYEGKRVVGRAETEEAERQKQAEMRARAMSPRPPRPRVLVVDDEEDLTAICAIALEGEFEVATANDGIQAVEKITLYEPDIIVLDAMLPKMSGYQLCQSLRRNCRFKRTPIIMISGKSSPRDREYALRLGATDFLAKPFSAEDLVTRLKTLISQPGFQIHPKSISGEQMVAEEKRRRELEEREDKFLRKQESELEKFLRENQ; encoded by the coding sequence ATGCCAAAACGAAGAATCCTGATTGTGGACGACGAGCCGGACGTGCGGACCATCCTGCGGGCGACGCTTGCACCGCATTACGAGGTGGTGGAGGCGCAAGACGGGCTGGATGCTGCGCAGAAGCTGGATGTCGTTGAGCCGGACTTCGTGATTCTCGATGTCATGATGCCGCTTATGGACGGGTTCGAGACGTGCCGGGTCATTCGCAGCCAGCCGCGATGGAAGGAAATCCCAGTACTGTTTTTGACGGCGCTGAGTTCCAGGAAGGATATCGTGACGGGCTACGAGGCGGGGGCGAATCTCTACCTGACGAAGCCGTTTGATCCTGCGCGGCTACTTCGGGTGGTGCAGCATTTCTTCGAGGAAAAGAACCTCCCCTACCAGCGAAAGAAATACACGGTCGAGGAGATTCAAAATCTGGAGCATGCGGAGTCGGTGGAGTATGCGAGCGCGCGGGCGCGTGCAAATGCGGAGGCTGCGAGCGTAGGCCCGACGGCCGCCCCGAGTCCGGAACCCAAGGAAAGTGCAGGGGCACCGCAGGAAAAGGCGTGGTACGAGGGTAAGCGGGTTGTGGGGCGCGCCGAGACCGAAGAAGCAGAGCGGCAAAAACAAGCGGAGATGCGTGCTCGGGCGATGAGTCCTCGGCCACCGCGCCCGCGGGTGCTGGTGGTAGACGATGAAGAAGATCTGACAGCGATTTGCGCCATCGCATTGGAAGGGGAATTTGAGGTGGCCACGGCAAACGACGGAATTCAGGCCGTTGAGAAGATCACGCTCTATGAACCCGACATTATCGTGCTCGACGCGATGTTGCCCAAGATGAGCGGCTACCAACTTTGCCAATCGCTGCGGCGCAACTGCCGCTTCAAGCGCACACCGATCATCATGATTTCAGGCAAGAGCTCGCCGCGGGATCGTGAGTATGCGCTGCGTTTGGGTGCCACAGACTTCCTGGCAAAACCGTTTTCGGCGGAGGACCTTGTGACGCGGCTGAAGACGCTCATCAGCCAGCCGGGGTTTCAAATCCATCCGAAATCCATTTCGGGCGAACAAATGGTGGCGGAGGAAAAGCGGCGCCGAGAACTCGAGGAGCGCGAGGACAAATTCCTTCGTAAACAAGAGTCCGAGCTCGAGAAATTTTTGCGCGAGAATCAGTGA
- a CDS encoding GCN5-related N-acetyltransferase produces MPEVATHQAVVRKARVEDVPAIQKVIHVHADRGEMLHRSLNELYETMRDFTVIEENGRIVACAAIHIVWDDLAELKSVAVAPEAQGRGYGKLVVTHCLAEARELGLRRVFALTYKPEFFARFGFQIIDRNMLPHKVWGECIKCHKFPNCNEIAMILHLPREA; encoded by the coding sequence TTGCCTGAAGTCGCCACTCACCAAGCCGTCGTACGCAAGGCCCGCGTCGAGGACGTGCCCGCCATTCAAAAGGTCATCCACGTGCATGCCGACCGTGGCGAGATGCTCCACCGCTCGCTCAACGAGCTTTACGAAACGATGCGCGACTTCACCGTGATCGAGGAGAACGGCCGAATCGTAGCGTGCGCGGCAATCCACATCGTGTGGGACGACCTCGCCGAGCTCAAAAGCGTGGCTGTGGCGCCCGAGGCGCAGGGCCGTGGCTATGGCAAACTCGTCGTCACCCATTGCCTCGCCGAGGCGCGCGAGCTCGGCCTCCGGCGCGTCTTCGCGCTCACCTACAAACCCGAGTTCTTTGCCCGCTTTGGGTTCCAGATCATCGACCGCAACATGCTCCCGCACAAGGTGTGGGGCGAATGCATCAAGTGCCACAAATTCCCCAACTGCAATGAAATCGCCATGATCCTCCACCTCCCGCGTGAGGCGTAG
- a CDS encoding Prophage Lp2 protein 6, with the protein MILDLIETLRERLRRGDFKTEAEVRQGIVLRALDELDWPIFNTEVVVPEYNVGGHPLDYALHRPKQQRPDVFLEVTRPDSADLTPPQLLEHAYRKEVPLVVVTNGREWNFYLPDETGHYDEWRVLKLDLLELEPEESAHRLERYLLFDRVCSGEAFAAAREDYQNEARKRSIQSTLPQAWRALLEEPDSLLLELLAEKVRDLCGHKPSMDECSQFVGHLLAQGWATPPPYLPALEHPPTRTARRGRSRRGPGSSARSFIFKGQTYSARTACDAMRQVFALLAQEDPEFLERFAARQELSLGSRKRKRRYLARNKYDLYPGRPDIADRASVEVAPGWWLGTHYNIAYMQKIINLALSAARPDLRESFQINLLG; encoded by the coding sequence ATGATACTCGACCTCATCGAGACTCTCCGCGAACGCCTACGCCGCGGCGATTTCAAGACCGAGGCCGAAGTTCGCCAAGGGATTGTTCTTCGGGCGCTCGACGAGCTCGACTGGCCCATATTCAACACCGAAGTCGTTGTGCCGGAGTACAACGTCGGAGGCCATCCCCTCGATTACGCCCTCCACCGTCCCAAGCAGCAACGCCCCGACGTCTTTCTCGAGGTCACGAGGCCCGATAGCGCCGACCTCACCCCACCCCAGCTTCTTGAACATGCTTATCGAAAAGAAGTCCCCCTTGTCGTTGTCACCAACGGGCGAGAATGGAACTTCTACCTCCCCGACGAAACCGGCCACTACGACGAATGGCGCGTGCTCAAACTCGACCTGCTCGAGCTCGAGCCCGAGGAATCCGCCCATCGCCTTGAGCGCTATCTTCTTTTCGACCGCGTCTGCTCCGGCGAGGCATTCGCCGCGGCCCGCGAGGACTACCAGAACGAGGCGCGCAAACGCAGCATTCAGAGCACCCTCCCGCAAGCGTGGCGCGCCCTACTCGAAGAACCCGACTCCCTCCTGCTCGAGCTCCTTGCGGAGAAAGTCCGAGACCTCTGCGGTCACAAACCCAGCATGGACGAATGCAGCCAATTTGTCGGCCACCTCTTGGCCCAAGGATGGGCTACCCCGCCACCTTACCTCCCCGCATTGGAGCATCCACCGACGCGCACTGCAAGACGTGGTCGGAGCCGACGGGGCCCCGGAAGCAGCGCACGCTCGTTCATTTTCAAAGGCCAAACCTACTCCGCCCGTACCGCATGCGATGCCATGCGCCAAGTTTTCGCGCTTCTGGCCCAAGAAGATCCCGAATTTCTCGAACGATTTGCCGCTCGACAAGAACTCTCCCTCGGCTCGCGAAAACGCAAGCGCCGCTACCTTGCTCGCAACAAGTATGATCTTTACCCCGGCCGCCCGGATATCGCCGACCGCGCCTCCGTGGAAGTCGCCCCCGGCTGGTGGCTCGGAACTCACTACAACATCGCCTACATGCAAAAGATCATCAACTTAGCCCTCAGTGCCGCTCGCCCCGATCTCCGGGAGAGCTTCCAAATCAACCTGCTCGGATGA
- a CDS encoding ADP-ribosylglycohydrolase, which translates to MGTLMRISPLGIFGAYCDVKEVAEWARQDAAITHPNPVCQQANALYVLAIAHAIRHGWDGPRLYEHIVAWAEQLEVDELLLEAVCNAAESPPTDFVGLRGWVLVAFQNALWQLLHAPNLEEGVVDTVMRGGDTDTNAGIWGALLGAVHGREAIPSQWVESVLNCCPTLENPKVHQPRPECFWPVDALELATQLLEAGKAWSASR; encoded by the coding sequence ATGGGAACCCTCATGAGGATCAGCCCGTTAGGTATCTTTGGGGCTTACTGTGACGTGAAGGAGGTCGCGGAGTGGGCGCGTCAGGATGCGGCAATCACCCATCCCAACCCTGTTTGTCAGCAGGCGAATGCGTTGTATGTGTTGGCGATCGCCCATGCCATTCGACACGGATGGGACGGGCCACGGCTATACGAGCACATCGTGGCGTGGGCTGAGCAACTGGAGGTGGACGAACTTCTTCTCGAGGCGGTTTGCAACGCTGCGGAGTCGCCTCCTACCGATTTCGTGGGGCTACGAGGTTGGGTGTTGGTGGCTTTTCAGAATGCTCTATGGCAACTTCTCCATGCTCCGAATCTCGAGGAGGGCGTGGTGGATACGGTCATGCGTGGGGGCGACACCGATACGAATGCGGGCATTTGGGGGGCGCTCCTTGGGGCGGTGCATGGGCGGGAAGCCATCCCAAGTCAGTGGGTCGAATCGGTGCTCAATTGTTGCCCCACGCTGGAAAACCCAAAGGTGCACCAACCACGCCCAGAGTGCTTCTGGCCGGTGGATGCACTCGAACTGGCCACGCAGCTTCTCGAAGCGGGGAAAGCGTGGAGCGCGAGTCGCTAA
- a CDS encoding ADP-ribosylglycohydrolase, giving the protein MSENCEEVGVVSRAQGCLLGQIAGDSLGSLVEFWPPERIRKHYPNGVRELADGGSWNTIAGQPTDDSEMALALARTLVRVGRYDPAEARRAYLAWWRSGPFDCG; this is encoded by the coding sequence TTGAGCGAGAATTGTGAGGAAGTGGGCGTTGTCTCGCGTGCTCAAGGTTGTTTGCTGGGGCAGATAGCGGGTGATTCGCTTGGGAGCTTGGTTGAGTTTTGGCCACCTGAACGTATTCGTAAGCACTACCCGAACGGAGTGCGCGAACTTGCGGATGGAGGAAGTTGGAACACGATTGCCGGTCAGCCGACGGATGATTCGGAGATGGCGTTGGCACTGGCTCGGACGTTGGTGAGAGTGGGGAGGTATGATCCAGCCGAGGCCAGAAGGGCCTATTTGGCGTGGTGGAGGTCGGGACCTTTTGATTGTGGGTGA
- a CDS encoding helicase (Snf2/Rad54 family), with protein MSGIPLGSKIGKRLRMAGHFDVPVVLEEVRPLGSGDSISYACRVRLPDGRLEETTLSADEAEALDRAPAEDLAGDGGLVDAEKLRLLIESARIRLAYAHDPQFAVSLSGIRTLPHQIEAVYQVMLPQPRLRFLLADDPGAGKTIMAGLLIKELKLREAIERILILCPAPLTIQWQDELLRWFGESFDIVFSAVDQQQLTNPWERSSQIIASMDYAKQEGVRERVWAQSWDLVIIDEAHKCSARTESMGENREPKVARTKRYELAQRLTAQANHVLLLTATPHHGDEDKFAHFLRLIDPDLFPEPHRLAQQAAEIRRKIFQLGKNSPWCLRRLKEDLRDANGRRLFPDRHAKTVTFTLSAEEYALYKRVTAYINEFIPQQSGRKRTSAALTRTVLQRRLVSSTCAIHESLKRRLQKLEELVKELEALPRDKQAKRLATLMGYYSDGEQDEDDLDEALRDQLVSEYTAAEQLDALRREIVALRDVVEQAREVREHAKDSKLAALRECLTEAQFADLKDGRGKLIIFTEHRDTLTYVRHHLERWGYTTCEIHGGMNPHERKRAQETFRTGAQICVATEAAGEGINLQFCHLMINYDMPWNPTRLEQRLGRIHRIGQLRDVYVFNFVATSSERGEPIVEGRILSRLLEKLDQMNEALEGRVFDVIGEVLSLNDVNLPEMLREAAYDPRRLDEYLDQIDRMDPAKLKQYEEATGIALARSHVDFSAFQRRNLEVEERRLMPRYVEAQFLAAAKEVGLQVKPRADGLWRVEHVLEELRSERLQSVLRLGKPERNYSKITFHKEHLEQDAHVDAVLVGPGHPLYAAVDEKLHSRLGALKGGVAVFIDPFCGEPYYLHFFEISIRGMDTKQREQQLYGEVVAVREAQGQYEILPSDVLLNFAAHPDTPLQINMAAVLEGRAKAGDYVRSTYQLECRRRCQSERERYARICRDYLEKSFNVRIARAQEQHMRLAAEALRKPEFQRAAEEAKKRVAELERQREERLEGLNRLQIARPGPVLPLGTAVVLAPEKDLTCQLADLAEDLDPDLRRKSELAAEDFVVKALLAEGFPPERIERVGHLNLGFDIRAHRVVDETMWEMLVKRIEVKGRRRSQPVRLTTNEWYKAAQLADSYWLYVVWDPLGPKPELVRIQNPATRLDHAKREIVATRFYEIPAEAVEDAAGRQP; from the coding sequence ATGAGCGGCATTCCACTTGGTTCCAAAATTGGCAAGCGGCTGCGGATGGCCGGGCACTTTGATGTTCCCGTGGTGCTCGAGGAGGTCCGGCCGCTCGGCTCGGGCGACTCGATCTCCTACGCCTGCCGGGTTCGCCTTCCAGATGGGCGTTTGGAGGAAACGACTCTTTCGGCGGACGAGGCCGAGGCGCTCGACCGAGCGCCAGCCGAGGACCTCGCCGGGGACGGCGGGCTGGTGGACGCCGAGAAGTTGCGTCTCTTGATTGAGTCCGCGCGGATTCGTTTGGCCTATGCGCACGATCCTCAATTTGCTGTGAGTCTCTCGGGCATTCGGACGTTGCCGCACCAGATCGAAGCGGTTTATCAGGTCATGCTGCCCCAGCCGCGCCTGCGATTTTTGCTCGCGGATGACCCGGGCGCGGGCAAAACGATCATGGCGGGGTTGCTCATCAAGGAGCTAAAGCTTCGCGAGGCTATCGAGCGGATTCTCATCCTTTGTCCAGCCCCGCTGACGATCCAGTGGCAGGATGAGTTGTTGCGCTGGTTTGGCGAGTCGTTCGACATTGTTTTTTCTGCGGTTGATCAACAACAGCTCACGAATCCGTGGGAAAGATCCTCGCAAATCATCGCCTCGATGGACTACGCCAAACAGGAAGGCGTTCGCGAGCGTGTGTGGGCGCAGTCGTGGGATTTGGTCATTATTGATGAGGCCCACAAATGTTCGGCCCGGACCGAGTCCATGGGGGAAAATCGCGAACCGAAGGTGGCACGAACAAAGCGCTACGAACTTGCGCAGCGGCTGACCGCGCAGGCCAATCATGTTTTACTCCTGACGGCGACGCCCCATCACGGCGACGAGGATAAGTTTGCTCATTTCCTTCGGCTCATTGATCCCGACCTTTTTCCCGAGCCCCACCGGCTTGCCCAGCAAGCGGCTGAGATTCGGCGCAAAATTTTTCAGTTGGGCAAGAATTCGCCTTGGTGCCTGCGACGCCTCAAGGAGGATCTGCGCGATGCCAATGGGCGGCGGCTTTTCCCCGATCGGCACGCCAAGACGGTCACCTTCACGCTGAGCGCGGAGGAGTATGCGCTCTACAAAAGGGTCACGGCCTACATTAACGAGTTTATCCCGCAGCAATCGGGGCGCAAGCGTACTTCTGCGGCACTCACCCGCACGGTCCTCCAACGTCGGTTAGTGAGTTCCACGTGTGCGATCCACGAGTCGCTCAAACGCCGCCTCCAGAAATTAGAAGAGCTCGTGAAAGAGTTGGAGGCGCTCCCCCGCGACAAACAGGCGAAGCGCTTGGCGACCCTGATGGGGTATTATTCGGATGGGGAGCAAGACGAGGACGACCTCGACGAAGCGCTTCGGGATCAGTTAGTGTCCGAATACACGGCGGCGGAGCAACTCGATGCTCTGCGCAGAGAGATCGTTGCGTTGCGCGATGTCGTTGAGCAGGCGCGAGAAGTCCGGGAGCATGCCAAGGACTCCAAGCTTGCAGCGTTGCGCGAATGCCTGACCGAGGCGCAGTTCGCGGATCTCAAGGACGGGCGCGGAAAACTCATCATCTTCACCGAGCACCGCGACACGCTCACCTACGTCCGTCACCATCTCGAAAGGTGGGGATATACCACCTGCGAAATCCATGGCGGCATGAATCCCCACGAGCGCAAGCGTGCGCAGGAGACGTTCCGCACGGGCGCCCAAATCTGCGTCGCCACGGAAGCGGCGGGGGAAGGAATCAACCTTCAGTTCTGCCACCTGATGATCAACTATGACATGCCGTGGAATCCGACGCGGCTTGAGCAACGGCTGGGCCGCATCCACCGGATTGGGCAGCTGCGCGACGTTTACGTGTTCAACTTTGTGGCCACGTCCTCCGAACGTGGCGAGCCGATCGTTGAAGGGCGCATCCTCAGTCGCCTGCTGGAAAAGCTCGATCAGATGAATGAGGCGCTCGAGGGCCGCGTGTTCGACGTCATTGGCGAGGTCTTATCGCTCAACGATGTGAATCTACCGGAGATGCTGCGCGAGGCGGCCTACGACCCACGGCGACTCGACGAGTATCTGGATCAGATCGACCGCATGGATCCAGCCAAACTCAAGCAGTACGAGGAGGCCACAGGTATCGCGCTGGCCCGCAGCCACGTGGATTTCTCAGCCTTTCAGCGCCGCAACCTCGAAGTGGAGGAACGCCGCCTCATGCCGCGCTACGTGGAGGCGCAGTTCCTTGCGGCCGCGAAAGAGGTGGGCCTGCAGGTGAAGCCACGTGCCGACGGACTGTGGCGCGTCGAGCATGTGCTCGAGGAGCTGCGCTCGGAAAGGCTCCAGTCGGTGCTGCGGCTCGGCAAGCCAGAGCGCAACTATTCGAAGATTACGTTTCACAAGGAGCATCTGGAGCAGGACGCGCACGTGGACGCCGTGTTGGTGGGGCCGGGGCATCCGCTTTACGCCGCGGTGGACGAAAAACTCCACAGCCGGCTTGGAGCGCTCAAGGGCGGCGTGGCAGTGTTCATTGACCCCTTCTGCGGGGAGCCCTACTACCTTCACTTTTTCGAGATCTCGATTCGGGGCATGGACACGAAACAACGCGAACAGCAGTTGTATGGCGAGGTCGTGGCTGTGCGGGAAGCGCAGGGCCAATATGAGATCCTCCCGAGTGACGTCCTGCTCAATTTTGCTGCGCATCCCGACACCCCGCTACAGATCAACATGGCGGCGGTCTTGGAGGGGCGCGCGAAGGCCGGGGATTACGTGAGAAGCACGTACCAGCTTGAGTGCCGCAGGCGATGTCAGAGCGAAAGAGAGCGCTACGCGCGCATCTGTCGCGATTACCTCGAGAAATCGTTCAATGTACGCATCGCGCGCGCTCAGGAGCAGCACATGCGGCTTGCCGCCGAAGCGCTCAGGAAACCCGAGTTTCAACGTGCCGCGGAGGAAGCCAAGAAGCGCGTGGCAGAGCTTGAGCGCCAACGCGAAGAACGCCTCGAGGGGCTCAACCGACTTCAAATTGCGCGGCCCGGTCCCGTGCTCCCATTGGGCACAGCCGTCGTTCTCGCTCCCGAGAAAGATCTGACCTGCCAACTTGCCGATTTGGCGGAGGACCTCGACCCGGACCTGCGGCGCAAAAGCGAGTTGGCGGCGGAGGACTTCGTGGTGAAAGCGCTCCTTGCCGAGGGCTTCCCACCGGAGCGGATCGAGCGGGTGGGACATTTGAACTTAGGCTTTGACATCCGAGCCCACCGCGTCGTGGATGAGACGATGTGGGAAATGCTTGTAAAACGCATCGAGGTCAAAGGCCGACGGCGCAGCCAGCCTGTGCGCCTTACGACGAACGAGTGGTACAAGGCGGCGCAACTTGCCGACAGCTACTGGCTCTACGTCGTATGGGATCCCCTCGGCCCGAAGCCAGAACTCGTGCGCATCCAGAATCCCGCCACCCGGCTGGATCATGCGAAACGGGAAATCGTGGCCACACGCTTTTACGAAATCCCTGCCGAGGCAGTGGAAGACGCGGCTGGGCGTCAGCCGTGA
- a CDS encoding putative peroxiredoxin yields the protein MEETRAAMPLLGDSFPELDVQTTHGPMKIPGDLKGSWFVLFSHPADFTPVCTTEFVAFQKRYDQFKELGCKLIGMSIDQVFAHIKWVQWIKSELGVEITFPIIAGTDAVAMKLGMLHPGKGTNTVRAVFVVDPNGVVRLIMYYPQEIGRNIDEIVRAVKALQIADNQGAVPANWPNNELIQDRIILPPPKSVAEAEKRLQKSADFEVIDWWFCHKPLKK from the coding sequence ATGGAAGAAACCAGAGCCGCAATGCCGTTGCTCGGCGACAGTTTTCCAGAATTGGATGTTCAGACCACGCACGGTCCGATGAAAATTCCCGGGGATTTGAAAGGGAGCTGGTTCGTTCTATTCAGCCACCCCGCGGATTTTACGCCCGTGTGCACCACGGAGTTTGTGGCGTTCCAGAAGCGCTACGACCAGTTTAAAGAACTCGGGTGCAAACTCATTGGCATGTCCATTGACCAAGTGTTTGCGCACATTAAGTGGGTGCAATGGATCAAGTCCGAGCTGGGGGTTGAGATCACCTTTCCGATCATTGCGGGAACGGATGCGGTGGCGATGAAGTTGGGGATGCTCCATCCGGGGAAAGGAACGAATACGGTGCGCGCCGTGTTCGTGGTCGACCCAAATGGCGTGGTGCGCCTCATCATGTATTATCCGCAGGAGATCGGGAGAAACATCGATGAGATTGTGCGCGCGGTAAAGGCGCTGCAAATCGCTGACAATCAGGGGGCGGTCCCCGCTAATTGGCCAAACAATGAGCTCATCCAGGATAGAATCATTCTGCCCCCGCCCAAGAGTGTGGCTGAGGCGGAGAAACGTCTTCAGAAGTCGGCAGACTTCGAAGTGATCGACTGGTGGTTCTGCCATAAGCCGCTGAAAAAGTAG
- a CDS encoding putative oxidoreductase-putative NAD-dependent nucleoside-diphosphate-sugar epimerase: MEKLRRILVTGVTGYVGSRLWKRLEAEGYALRLLARHPERLAGRVGPRTEVARGDVLDASSLESALAGVDAAYYLIHSMGSKKDFEQLDRRGAQNFAEAARRGGVRRIIYLGGLGHGDDLSPHLRSRQEVGEILRRSGVPTIEFRASIVIGAGSLSFELVRALVERLPVMITPRWVAVKAQPIAIDDLLEYLVQALTIPLEESRIFEIGGTDQVSYGDLMREYAHQRGLRRLMIPVPLLTPRLSSLWLGLVTPVYARIGRKLIDSIKNPTIVRDTTAWEVFPIRPCGMREAIARALADKSRDVESIWYDAYSSSGRTPRPIERQPKARLTDWRSCSVPVTAEQAFTPIRTIGGTTGWYAYNWLWRMRGFLDLLVGGVGMRRGRRSQDTIYVGDAIDFWRVEAYEPNRLLRLRAEMKLPGNAWLEFEVVPTDAGATIHQRATFEPDGLPGILYWYALYPLHYLVFTRMLRNIARAAVASPPS; this comes from the coding sequence ATGGAGAAACTCCGTCGAATACTCGTCACCGGCGTGACAGGCTACGTAGGATCGCGCCTGTGGAAACGATTGGAGGCGGAAGGCTACGCCCTCCGGCTTCTCGCTCGCCATCCCGAGCGGTTGGCAGGGCGTGTGGGTCCCCGCACGGAGGTCGCCCGAGGCGACGTCCTCGATGCAAGCTCGCTGGAGTCGGCTTTGGCCGGCGTGGACGCCGCCTACTACCTCATTCACTCCATGGGATCCAAGAAAGACTTCGAGCAACTCGACCGACGCGGGGCCCAGAATTTCGCCGAGGCTGCGCGTCGCGGAGGCGTACGCCGCATCATCTATTTGGGAGGCTTGGGCCACGGAGATGACCTCTCCCCTCATCTGAGAAGCCGGCAGGAAGTGGGCGAGATCCTTCGCCGCTCGGGCGTGCCCACCATCGAGTTTCGGGCTTCGATCGTCATCGGAGCTGGGAGCCTCTCCTTTGAGTTAGTGCGCGCGCTGGTCGAGCGCCTTCCGGTGATGATTACTCCGCGCTGGGTGGCCGTCAAAGCCCAACCGATCGCCATCGACGATCTCCTCGAGTATCTTGTCCAAGCCCTCACCATTCCGCTGGAAGAAAGTCGCATCTTCGAAATTGGAGGCACCGATCAAGTTTCGTACGGGGACCTAATGCGCGAGTACGCCCACCAACGTGGTCTGCGCCGCCTTATGATCCCCGTTCCCCTCCTTACCCCACGATTATCCAGCCTCTGGCTCGGACTGGTGACGCCCGTGTACGCGCGGATCGGTCGCAAGCTGATCGATTCGATAAAAAATCCAACGATCGTTCGCGACACCACTGCATGGGAAGTTTTTCCCATTCGTCCCTGCGGAATGCGTGAAGCCATCGCACGGGCACTCGCGGACAAGTCTCGGGATGTGGAGAGCATCTGGTACGACGCTTATTCTTCCTCGGGGCGCACCCCGCGACCCATCGAGCGCCAACCTAAGGCACGTCTTACCGATTGGCGATCGTGCAGCGTGCCTGTGACCGCAGAGCAGGCGTTTACGCCCATCCGCACAATTGGCGGCACCACCGGCTGGTATGCCTACAATTGGCTCTGGCGAATGCGTGGCTTCCTCGATCTCCTCGTGGGAGGGGTGGGGATGCGCCGCGGCCGCCGCTCCCAAGACACGATTTACGTGGGCGACGCTATCGACTTCTGGCGCGTGGAAGCCTACGAACCAAACCGTTTACTGCGACTTCGGGCAGAAATGAAACTTCCGGGCAATGCGTGGCTCGAGTTCGAGGTCGTCCCCACCGACGCCGGCGCCACCATTCACCAACGGGCCACGTTCGAACCGGATGGACTCCCCGGCATTCTGTATTGGTACGCGCTCTATCCTTTGCACTACCTTGTGTTCACCCGCATGCTTAGAAACATAGCGCGGGCCGCCGTTGCATCTCCCCCCAGCTGA
- a CDS encoding tRNA-specific 2-thiouridylase MnmA — MLDLGRHIPPGSRILVAMSGGVDSALTAALLRRAGYQCVGVNMRVHAPTEAPSAPRKFQSCCSPEDAMDARAVATREGIPFYVLDLEREFEAAVVRPFIADYLSGRTPNPCVLCNNHLKLGVLLAKAHTWGCQYVATGHYARVVENSETGRMELRRARDSHKDQTYYLFGLTQEQLRHLVCPLGMFRKTEVRELARELGLAVHDKPDSQEICFVPDNDYRSFLRSRVREGLVRPGSIVRTDGTVVGRHEGIAFYTIGQRRGLGLAAGQPLYVVALLPEENLVVVGTHEETLARSFTCRAVNWVALAPPTHPIRAEVQIRYRSRPAPATIQPLDAEARTVRVSFDEPQRAITPGQAAVFYDSERVLGGGWIDRVESLATSPAAHATSEGQPRRAEASQP, encoded by the coding sequence ATGCTCGATCTCGGACGCCATATTCCCCCCGGCTCGCGAATCCTCGTGGCGATGAGTGGCGGCGTGGACAGCGCCCTCACCGCGGCCTTGCTGCGTCGCGCCGGCTACCAGTGCGTGGGGGTGAACATGCGCGTCCATGCCCCGACCGAAGCCCCGTCCGCCCCGCGCAAGTTCCAAAGCTGCTGCTCGCCCGAGGATGCGATGGATGCCCGCGCGGTTGCCACGCGTGAAGGCATCCCGTTCTACGTGCTCGACCTCGAACGCGAATTCGAGGCCGCCGTCGTGCGCCCGTTCATCGCCGACTACCTCTCCGGTCGCACCCCCAACCCCTGTGTACTTTGCAACAACCATCTCAAGCTCGGGGTCCTGTTGGCGAAAGCCCACACGTGGGGATGCCAATATGTGGCCACTGGCCACTACGCGCGCGTGGTAGAGAATTCTGAAACCGGCAGAATGGAGCTTCGGCGCGCTCGTGACTCCCACAAGGACCAAACCTACTACCTCTTTGGCCTGACTCAGGAGCAGCTCCGCCACCTTGTGTGCCCTCTTGGGATGTTTCGCAAGACAGAGGTGCGCGAACTCGCCCGCGAGTTGGGTCTTGCGGTTCATGATAAGCCCGACTCGCAGGAGATTTGCTTCGTGCCCGACAACGATTACCGTTCCTTTCTTCGCTCGCGTGTCCGCGAAGGGCTTGTTCGTCCGGGCTCCATCGTGCGTACGGATGGCACTGTCGTCGGTCGGCACGAAGGCATCGCTTTTTACACCATTGGCCAGCGGCGCGGGCTTGGCCTCGCTGCCGGGCAGCCCCTCTACGTGGTCGCCCTCTTGCCAGAAGAAAACCTTGTGGTCGTCGGCACGCACGAGGAAACGTTGGCGCGCTCTTTCACATGCCGAGCCGTGAACTGGGTTGCACTTGCCCCGCCCACGCACCCCATTCGGGCTGAGGTTCAGATCCGCTACCGGAGCCGTCCCGCTCCCGCCACAATTCAGCCGCTCGATGCCGAAGCACGAACCGTCCGCGTGAGCTTCGATGAACCCCAGCGCGCGATTACGCCGGGGCAGGCTGCTGTTTTCTATGATTCCGAGCGCGTACTTGGTGGCGGGTGGATTGACCGCGTCGAGTCGCTCGCGACTTCGCCCGCTGCTCATGCAACGTCCGAGGGACAACCACGTCGTGCGGAGGCGTCCCAGCCATGA